One segment of Belonocnema kinseyi isolate 2016_QV_RU_SX_M_011 chromosome 7, B_treatae_v1, whole genome shotgun sequence DNA contains the following:
- the LOC117175838 gene encoding uncharacterized protein LOC117175838 gives MANGLTACLEIANQNKNNKIVCFYEVLNKNGFVLLRSFCKRNSRDDNESSFSRVPNDPEMNFIGFEGSYRSYISVQSTTSIKVSSSATEHCLQKRSLLSASH, from the exons ATGGCTAACGGGTTAACGGCTTGTTTGGAAATTGcaaatcaaaacaaaaacaataaaatcgTGTGTTTTTatgaagttttgaacaaaaatggttttGTATTGTTGCGTAGTTTCTGCAAACGCAACTCTAGAGATGACAATGAATCTTCGTTTTCTCGGGTACCAAATGATCCGGAAAT GAATTTCATAGGATTTGAAGGATCTTATAGATCTTATATTTCAGTTCAAAGCACTACGAGTATAAAGGTCTCATCAAGTGCCACCGAGCACTGCTTACAAAAGAGAAGCCTCTTGAGTGCATCCCACTAA